TTGGAGCGGATCGAGCAGAAGTTCCAGGAGAAGTTAAACTTTGCAGATACCTGCAAAGATAAACTGTTTCATGTGTTTCAGCAGCCATTAACTGAAGAAGAGGCATGGGCTTTGAAATATGTGTATGCCTACATGCCAGTGAACGACCTGGCTGATTATGATGGGGAACTGTTCCTCAGTCATGTGCGTCGGGCACTGGACATTCGCAAGCGTGTGCCTTGGGGGGAGCGCGTACCAGATCATCTGTTTCTGCATTTTGTGCTTCCCTATCGAATCAATACAGAGAATATTGAAGATTTCCGTGGCATTATCTTTGACGAGTTGGCCGACCGGACAGCGAAGTTATCCATGGCGGATGCCATTTTGGAGACCAATTACTGGTGTCATGAAAAAGCGACTTATATTGGCAGTGATCTGCGAACGATATCGCCACTGACGATGATTCGAAATGCCCGCGGCCGCTGTGGAGAAGAATCCACGCTGGCGGTAGCCGCTCTTCGTAGCATCGGCATACCTGCCCGTCAGGTCTACACACCACGCTGGGCTCACTGTGACAGCAATCATGCTTGGGTAGAAGCCTGGGCGGACGGCCAATGGTATTACATTGGGGCATGCGAACCGGAAGCCGGATTGAATCAAGGATGGTTCAGTCCACCAGCCCGCAGGGCCATGCTGATTAATACGAGAATATTTGCCGACTATCCGGGACCGGAGGATATAACACTCTCCGAGAAGGGATATACGGAGATCAATTTACTGGAGAACTATGCGCCAGCGCATACCATCTGCGTGAAGGTGATAAATGAGCAGGGTGCGCCCGTGTTTGAAGCGAGTGTCCGCTTTGAGGTATACAATAGTGCTGAATTTTATCCGATCGCCGAAATCAAGACGGACGCACAAGGAGAAGCTTCCTTTAAGACAGGTCATGGCGACCTAGTGATTCGTGCGGTTAGTGGTGGCAAGTGGGGTGAAATTCTATTCAAAGCTCAGGAAGTCGCTCATGTTGAGCTCGTGTTGAATTCGTTAGAGCAGCCATCAGGGATCTTGGATTTTGATATGGTTCCTCCTCCGGAAGGGGAGGGAGAGGTAGTGGCTTCGTTACCAGAAGAGAAGATCCTGAATCACAACCGCCGCCTGGAAGAAGGTACGAAGATTCGGAGTGGATATGAGGATACATTCCTGAGTGAGGAAGATGCATTTGCATTGGCTCATACAACTGGACTGCCTCCGGAGCGCGTACGGGATATTCTACAGAAGGCACGGGGCAACAGCCGCGAAATCGCTGCTTTCCTAGAGGGGCGTTCCGGTGAATTTGGCGAGTGGCCACTACAGTTGCTGGAGTCGATGAACGAAAAAGATTTGATCGACACTTTTCGGCCGACACTGGACGATCATCTTATAGGTTCACTCTCGCAGCGTGGACAATGGGCAGAAGAGACGTTTGTGAAGTACATCCTGTGCCCAAGAGTCTCCTATGAAATGATGGTGCCTTATCGATCCGTATTCCAGAATGCTTATTCCGAGGAAGAAGCAGCGGCGTTCAGGGAAGATCCTTCGAAGCTTGTATGCAAGCTGGAACAGAGCTATTCGTATTATGAGGATCTCCCTAACCTGAAAGGTAAGGGAAACCCTGTAGGTACTTACAGCCTGATGAAAGGAGATCCACAGTCGCTCGATTTTCTGTTTGTCGCGGTGTGTCGCAGTTTGGGCATTCCGGCCCGATTGCATCCGAGCGAGCAGAAACCGCAGTATCTTAGTGACAAAGGCTGGGAGGATGCGGTGTTCAGTCTAACTTCTTCTCGAAATCAGGAGAGCTCAAGCTGGGGAATGCTGCAACTTCTCAAGGATTCAGAGGCTCGAGAGGATGTGCCGTCAGCATCCTATGCGGAGAATTTCTCGTTGGCCCGTCTGGAGGATGGCGTGTACAAAACGCTGATTTATCCATATGGTCACACCGATATCTATAGTGATCCATTTGAGGTTGAACCGGGAGCTTATCGCTTAACGACCGGTATTCGTCTGAAAGATGGAACGGTAAGAGTCCGCTTCATTTACTGCACCGTTCGCGCCGGAGACACCACAGAGGTAGTACTGACTTATCGCGAGACAGTGGTAGACATCCCTGTGCTGGGCAAACTGGCAACCGGCAATGAGTTGACTCGTCTGGATGGTTCAGAGGTGGTACTGAAGGATCTTTTGGGAGCTGAGGGGGCCATTGCTGCTTGGATTGAACCAGAACGGGAACCGACCAAACATCTGATTCGTGAGCTGTGTGAGCTGGCTGAGCCGTTGGATAAACTGGGCGTGCCGATCGTGCTGGTGATCGGAGATACAGAATGGAGCACCTCCTTTGACTCTGGGGCTTATCCGAAGCTGCCGATACGTACGATTTTTGTACGGGATTCCAGCTATGCGTCCTTGTCCGGTTTCATCTCGAAACCTGCCGCTCACGAAGCGGGCTATCCGCATCTGTTCGTGCTGGATAATCAGGATCAAATCCGATACTCGGCCTCTGGGTACAAGATCGGTACAGGCAAGGAAGCTCTGCAGATTGCTGCTGCGATATTTCAATCATTGAATGGATCGGAGTGAAGAGGATGACGAAATATATTGCTGCTGGTTATGTCGTCGATTCTGTTCTTCCCGACATGACGGATGAGGATCTGTTGAAGTTGACCCATCTGAATGTAGCCTTTGGACATGTCAAGAATGATGAAATCACCACCGAGCATTTAAAAAACGGAGAGGTTATCCGTAATATTAAGCGGAAGCATCCGAATCTAACGGTGCTGCTGTCCGTTGGCGGATGGAGCGCTGGTGGTTTCTCTGAAGCCGCCTCAACCCAAGCGGGGAGGGACAGCATGGCCGCATCAGCGGTTAGGGTGCTGGAGGAGTACCCTTTTGACGGGATCGATTTGGACTGGGAGTATCCTTCTTACGGTGAAGCCGGTATCGCATCCAGTCGTGATGACAAAAGGAATTTCACCTTACTTCTCAAGACGATCCGGGAAACACTGGATGCCAAGGGCTCCGAGGATGGCCGTCATTATCTGCTCACCATTGCGGCAGGGGCTGATCAATACTACGTCGACGGTACAGAGATGGCTGAGGTGCAGCAGTACCTGGACTTTGTGCAGTTGATGACCTATGATATGCGCGGCGGTTTTCAGGTTCTGACCGGACATCATACGAATCTGTATACGCCAACCGGAGATCTGTTCCGAATTAGTACTGATGCTTCCGTGAACCTGTTCATCCGTGCTGGCGTTCCGAAGGAGAAGATCGTTATCGGCGCTGCGTTCTACTCACGGATCTGGACTGAGGTTCCTAACCGAAACCACGGTCTTCACCAAATGGCTGGTAGCACAGGCGGCTATGGTCCGGCATTTGCCGAACTGGAAGCGAAGTACATCAACAAGAATGGTTACGTCCGTTATTGGGATGAGGAAGCCTGTGCACCGTTTCTCTTTAATGGGTCGAGCCTAATATCTTATGATGATGAAGAATCGATTCAGTGCAAATGCGATTACGTGAAGGATCAGGGCCTGGCCGGCATTATGTTCTGGGAATACGGTTGTGATCCGACCCATCGTCTGCTGGGTGCAATACATCAAGGGCTTTAAGATGTTCCGGTAGGGAAATAGAAGAAGAGAGTTGGTTGCAAGGATCGGCTTGCCTATATGAGCCAAAAACATACAAAAACCTCCCCTAACCAAAAGGTTCTGGGAGGTTTCTATTTATTTTACGAATCCATCCATTATCCAAGACATTCTTCGTCGTCATCTTCCGGGGAATCGGAGGAGTCATTGGGACGGTGCATTTTGCGGTACTGCCCTGGGGTATAACCCGTCTCTTTCTTGAATTTACGGATGAAGTTCGGTGTGTCCAGATAACCGACGCGAGTGATAATATCTTTTAACGGGTCGGTCGTATGCAGCAGCAGTCGGATAACCTCATCCATCCGTTTCTGCCAGATATATTGGGTAAAGTTCATGCCGATCTTCTCTTTGAAGGAACGGCTGAAATACGATGAAGAGATCGTGAATTTCGATGAAATCGTACCCAGGCTGAGGTCATAATCGGAGTAATTGGCATCAATATAAGCAACGATTTCATCCATAAGGGAGCTTTCTTCCGTCTCGCTCTTCGCCTCGACATGAGCGCAGATTTCGGCGGCAAGTCCTGTCAATTTTTTCTCCAAATCCTCTAACGAGTCGTAGGAAGTGATCCTTGGAAGTTGATTAACCACGTGATGAATGCCAAGTTCCGAGGCCGTTTTGAGCATCGTATTCAGAATATCGAAGCAGATGCAGCGCAGCAATGGTACAGACGGCATTTCGGATTTCAGGGTATTCAACGCAGTTGATACCATCTGAACTGCCACATCGTAACTGCCCTGTTTTAAGCTTTGAACCAGCTTCAGCAGCACATCCTTAGGTACCCAGAAGGAAGAATCCTGTGCACCGGAACCGGAAAGGGCGTTAAAGAAGGTAGTGCTGCCCTGTCCGTGCAGCATGGATGCTTCCAGCGCGGTTGATGCCTCGATGTAGGATTGGTTCAGCTGCAATGGAGAACTATAGCTGTTACCGATCCCGATCGCGGGAGCGAGTCCGACGTGTTCTGCCACCATCAATTGTAGTGATTCAACAATAGACTCCATACGAGCATTCAAGCTGGATTCATGCCCGACCTCGGCATCAAATCCGACGATGAGGGCCACTTGGTCTGGCTGTGGAAGCTCCACGCCGTAAGCATAAGCAGACAACTCCGGCAGTTCCATATCGTTGATCAGCTGCATAACAGTACGCTGTTCGGGATAATCTCCGCGGGGAAGATCGTGCATTTCCAATCCCAAGGTCATAACAAAATAATGGGATCGGTTAAAGCGTATGCCGAGATTATCCGTAAACTCAGAAGGGAGCTCTCCGGTATGACCATGCTTCAGTAACATAAGCAGAATATGATTACGAGCGTAGGGCTCCTGAAGGTCCACGCGCTGGCTGTAATCATGCAGCGTTTTCTTGATCCATTCCAACTCGTTGCTGGTTGTGGAAGGTTCAGGATTATTTTTTAAACGAATGAACTCCATCAAGTCTGAAATCGGATGGTATTGTCTTCGGGCCAACAAAATGGCGAGGAAGGTGCCCATCACCACCATGAAGGAGAAAACAAGAACAACAAAGGTACGAATATGGACAATTCGGCTAAAAAATTGATTGCTTGGCATAGCGGTTACATAAGTCCAGCCCGCGTCTGATTTGACGGATACAACCGAATGTGGTTCTTGATTTAAGGAGAGGCTGTGTGTTCCCGGCTCAAGTTCAAACAGAGCTTTGACTTCCTGTTCGGTAATGGTCTCCCCCTTATAATTGGCGGCCAACACCTGCCCATAATTATCGAAAATATAAGTCATACCATGGTAGTCGCTGAGAATGGAATCAATCAATCCCGTCAGATTGGACTCGTGAATCAGGTACATGACAGTCCCGTGGGCGGGCGTATTGTTAGGTGCAATCGGTACAAGGTAGGCCAGCATGGAATTGGGTACTTTGGTTCCTTGAACGACTTGTTCGGCTGGTCGTATCGTGGGGAACTGAACGTTATTCAAATCCCGGATCATGTCCGTTTTGTTCCATGTATTAAATTTGTAGCGGCCCGTGAATACATCTAGGTTCTCAGAGCCCTGAGACGAGTAGATGCTATCATCTCCGCGGAAGAACAGGAATAGCTCATCGATAATGGAACTGGTGGCTTTGTATTTGACCAAGGCAGCAATTGATTCCCGGCTATAGTAGGGATGGTGAGTCCAATAACGGGTTAGCTGCTCATCATAGGCGATACGAAATGCGATGTCCTGTAATTCCTTCATGCGGTCATCAATGACCGTTTTTGCTTGGGTCAACTGATTGACATTGGTCTGTTCAATCTCTGAACGGAGCGTGTCCACAGCATTGTGATAAATAATAATAGTTAAAATAACAAGAGGTATAAGGAAAATGGAGATATAGGATAGTGTGTACTTAAGCAGAAGCTTGGACTTGAAGTGATTCCATTTCATATCTGCAACCTCCCGTTTTTCTTTAGAGCTGCAGCGATAGCGCTCTCATAAAGACAGTGAAGTATTACCATGATGCCGAGCCGCTGGGTGTTCCTACTAAAAATATTAGGAGAACTTCTCCAATAAATCAATGAATCTTTTCTAAGTTTCAGAGCAAACAGGAAGAAAGTCACATGAAAGAAGAGGAACTCGGTGAGAATAACAGGTGTAAAGCTATGGAAGGGCTTTTTTTATGAGAGGTTCATTTGCTTCTGTACATGAGGAATTATATCGATCCAAGGATCAGCAAACCTTGATTTTTCGGCCATGGAGTAGCATGATATAGACATTCATCCCAACATGAACTATGGAGGGCGAATTGTTGAGTAACGCCTATTTGAATTAGTTTAAAGCCAATTTTCTAATGAATGCGGGTTTAACGATAGCAATTATTTTACCCGGCAGTTCACAAAGGCGTATGGCATGTCTCCCAAAACGTACAGGCAATCTCTATAATAATCCGCTGTGGTGTGATGAACGAAAGAAGGAGGGGTGAGTATGAGAGAAACCTGTGTTCCAACTGGCGTAGCTCTAAAAGATACCGGCTTTGGATATACGCTGTCCTTGGTAAACGGTAAATATAAAATGGTTATTCTGTATTGGCTGTCTGAAAACAAGGTGATGCGACATAATGAATTGAAGCGAAGCATTGGTACCATTTCTCACAAAACATTGAGCGTCATGCTTAAGGAGCTGGAGGAACATGATCTGATTCTACGCAAAGAATATCCCCAAATTCCACCCAAAGTTGAATATTCATTGTCGGAACGAGGACAATCAATAATGCCACTGTTAGATATGATGTGTGATTGGGGAGAAGCCAATATGGTGTCTGCCCCGGGGTTAATGCAAGGCTAACGATCAGGTTGTGAGATTAAAAAATTAAAAAAAGCAGTATCTTCCTGAATCGGAGATACTGCTTTTTTGATCTGCTTGGAGTGAGTATTATAGGTTATCCATGAAACGTAAATAGTTTTGTGCGCTTTGTTCCAATTCATTTGCCGCAGGCTCGTGTTCTGCACCATAGAAGGCAAAGAATGGTCGATAATCGGCATCGCAGTAATAGAAGGTCGTCTCAAAAGGAGTTAGCAGTTGTTCAAGGGTATAGCGATATTTGCCCTCTTCCGTGTAATCCGCCTCTTTAATTCCGGCAGATACGGCCAAGGCGACTTTGCGTTGCTGCAATTTGTCGCCCTTGGAGCCGTAAGCCCAGCCATAAGTAAAAACTTCATCCAGCCATTGTTTAAGAAGGGGTGGGCTGCTGAACCAATAGAACGGAAATTGCAGGACCAGATGGTCATGAGCTTCAATAAGCTGCTGTTCTTGCTGCACATCAATACGTCCATCAGGGTAAACTTTATATAGTTCATGTATCGTATATTTTTCCGGATATTGTTGGAGTTCTTCTATCCATCGTTTGTTAATGACCGACGTTTCCAGGTTGGGATGTGCTACGATGACAAGTGTTTTCAAAATGAATTCTTCCTCCCTAAGCTATAATGTTTCTTGAGTATAAAGGGAGTATTGCCGAGATGTAAGTACGCACTTTTAGTACATGTACTTACCTCAAGGTAAGCACCCTTCCTGAAGAACATCTTGGCGAGATTGGGTGAAAGAAATGAATATAGCCGTCAGTTTCTCAACTGACGGCTGTTTTAATGCTTTGTTTTATGATGACAATGTCTATTCGTTGATCTATTCCTCTTGCACATTATAGAGTACACGCGCAAGCAGGTTCTGGCCGTAATTGCCGAAATTTTTACCGAAGATCGTCAATCCCCGTTTGTTCACTGGTCCGTCCGTTACAGCGATTCGAAAGTGGATATCGCTTTTGTAATCCAGGCCAATCTGGTCCAGAGTAACATCGGAGATGCGGCATCCATCAATATAGCTGCCCTCTTGGGTGATGCGGATCAGCTTCAGCATCCCGTATTGATTCAGATGTGGTGGCCACCAGTCTGGATTGAACGTACCTCGGGTATTGCCAAAATCTCCTGGACTCGTCCAACAGCCAATCTCGATGCCGTTGACGTAGAAATAAATATCCGAAGGGTAGTTATCGCAAAAACCTGGTGCTTCTGAACCCAATTCCATGGACAACTGGATTTCGCTGAACGTCTGGTTAGGCTTAAGGTAGTTGGGAATGCGATATTCCAGATAACCTTCGGCCAGCCAAATCATCTCCGCATCAATACGGAGCGGATCAGCAAAGTAACGCGGATCATCGAACTCACCGACGATGCTGTCTCGGGTGGCGAGACCACATGTAGGAGCTGCCTGATAATCGCTATAATGACCTACCTGAATTTCAACCTCGTATCGGTTAAAAATCTCCTGTGAACGCAGGTCTACCATTAGTTTTTCCTCATTGAGATAACAAATCTTCTGGATCCCATGTTTGCCAACCGCAGTATTGATCTCAATCAGGCCGCTTTCTTCCAATTTCTTAATATGCATTGTAATGGCGCCATTGCTGAGCCCCAGTTTGGTTGCGAGATCATTGAGGTTAAGACTCTGGTTCTTGGCAAGCAATTCAATAATCTGGATTCGGATTTCCGAACTGAGTGCCTTGAAAATATTAACGCCAGACATCAGATCTTTAATATAAATCATAGGTGGTTTTCCTTTCCACGTTCTGAACAAAGCCCTTCTGATCCAGGCTTCTGCACATTTATATGGTTTGTTTTAGATAATTATAAATGATTACCGGATGGAAGGGAAGGGCGAGAAAAGAAAGCCGAATCCCTTGTATACATAGCATGAATGAGCGTATTATTCATAAAATGTTGAATATTTACTTTAAAAAATAACTTAAATCATTTCATATATATTTGAAATATACCATTGAAATGTAATGTAACCGCTTTTATAATCCTAGTATACCTAAATTGATTTAATACTTCATGAACCAAATTAACTATTTGATCAGGAGAGGTGGAATTCGAATTGGAAAAGTTCAAAGGAATGACAGGATTCAGGAAGAAACGTTGGGCATTACCTGCACTGCTTGTACTTGTTTTGCTATTGGCGGGCCAGTCCAGGGCATTCGCGGCATTTTGGAATCTGACCGGAGATATTGCCGTCCACGATCCATCCATCATCAAAGAAGGCAGCTCATGGTATACCTTTTCAACCGGTGCTGGCATTCAGGTACTGAAATCGGATAACGGGTCCTCATGGTACCGCGTTCCGCAGATTTTTCTGAGCAAGCCATCCTGGTGGGCCTCTGCCGTTCCGGGACAGAGTGGTCTGGATGTATGGGCACCTGACGTTGAGCAGTATAACGGAAAAGTGTGGCTTTATTACTCTATCTCTACCTTTGGCTCCAACAGATCGGCGATCGGGCTTGCGTCTGCAACCAGCATTGGAGCAGGCCAGTGGAAGGATGAGGGGTTAGTGCTTCAAACCACAACCGCCAACGATTATAACGCTATTGATCCGAATCTGGTCATCGATGCTTCAGGCAACCCGTGGCTCGCTTTCGGTTCTTTCTGGAGCGGTCTGAAGATTGTGAAGCTCGACAAAACCACGATGAAACCGACTGGAAGCATCTCCTCCATTGCGGCGCGTCCGAATAATGGCGGGGCCATCGAAGCACCAAGTATTGTATACCGTAATGGTTATTATTACTTGTTTGCCTCGATTGATTCCTGCTGCCAGGGCGTGAATAGCACGTACAAAATGGTCTATGGACGTTCAACGAGTATTACAGGTCCGTATGTGGACAAAAACGGTGTGAACATGTTGAATGGCGGCGGAACCATATTGGATTCGGGGAATGCCAAGTGGAAAGGACCGGGTGGTCAGGATGTGTATAACGGTAATGTGATTGCGCGCCACGCTTACGATGCTGACGATAACGGCAATCCGAAATTACTAATCAACGACTTGCTGTGGGATTCCAGCGGATGGCCAACGTACTAATTTGTTTTAAATAAATATAAAATGTTTTAATAAAGTATTGACTAAAGTGATTTGGATTTGATAAATTTAACAACAGAAATCTTATTTCACCTAATTGAATACGGTTACAAATCCAGATCAGGAGGGGTTCAGATGGTAAAGAAAAAGAGTTTAGTCACACTTATGCTTCTAATGCTGGTAAGTGCACTCGTGTTTGCGGGTTGCGGAGGAAGCAGCGGTTCAAGCGGGGACAAGGAATTGACATTTATGTTCCGGGGCGGCACGGATGAACAGAAGGCATATCAAGCCGTTGTTAAGAAATTCGAAGAAGAGCATCCAGGTGTCAAAGTTAAAATTATCGTTACAGCTGCGGATCAATACGCAACCAAATTGAGAGCTGCCATTACAGGCAACAGTTTGCCGGACGTGTTCTATTTTAACCCTGGCGATATTAAAGCCTATGTGAACAGCAATGTGTTGATGAATCTGACACCTTACGTTGAAAATAATGCGGATGTAGATCTGAATAACATCTGGAAATATGGTTTGGACTTGTATCGCTATGATGGCAAAATGGCAGGTCAGGGCGATATCTACGGAATGCCGAAAGATCTGGGTCCGTTTGCACTCGGTTATAACAAGACATTATTTGAAAAAGAGGGCATCCCATTCCCTGATAAGGACAAGCCTTACACATGGGAAGAATTCATCAAGGTCAACCAACAAGCGACTAAGGATACGAATGGAGACGGTAAACCGGACGTATTTGGTACAGGCTTCAACGTACAATGGGCGCTTCAGTCCTTCGTATGGAGCAATGGTGCAGACTGGTTGGATGATAGCAAAACAAAGGTAACCATTGATGATCCGAAATTCGCGGAAGCACTGCAATTCTTTGCGGACATGCAAAATAAATACAAAATCACGCCTTCTATTGAGGAAGCGCAAACATTGGATACGTACCAACGCTGGATGAAAGGAGAAATGGCTTTCTTCCCAGTAGGTCCGTGGGATATGAGTACATTCGAGAAACTGCCTTTCGAATATGATTTGCTGCCTTTCCCTGCGGGCTCTACGGGTAAATCCGCAACGTGGATCGGTTCACTGGGTATCGGTGTATCGGCCAAAACGAAACATCCAGAAGAAGCCGCAGAGTTGGTGAATTATCTCACAGCTTCCAAAGAAGGCATGCAGCAGTTGGTTGATGCCAAAGTGCAAATTCCGAATCTTCTCGACATGGCTGACGAATGGGCCAAAGATACTTCAACGAAACCAGCCAATAAACAGGAATTCATTGATATCGTAGAAGATTATGGCCGTTCTCTTCCAGGGAACTACACGTACAATGCGGAATGGTATGACCTGTTCTTCACCGACATTCAGCCGGTATTAGATGGCAAAATTACAGCCGCAGATTATGTGAAACAGCAGCAGCCGAAAATGCAAAAGCTGTTAGACAAAGCAGTAGAACAAGAGAAGAAATCTCAGAAATAAGCAATTTATAAAATGCTGAAAAAATGTGGCTGGAAAGATTGAAACATAGGTTCTAGAGAGAATCAGCCTACGCCAAATGGATGAGTAGTAGATTCCGTTTTCAAAAAAAGCCGGTGCCAGCAGCCTGCTATTAACGCTGCTGGCATCATTTTTGGATTCCATACGGGCATGTTGCATGAATTGATCAAGCAGGCATCCATCGATTCATGCAACATGCTGATATTAGAAACAGGGGTGAGCGCAGTGATTACAAAATCTAGTTTGTATCGCAAAGAGAGGCTGTACGGATATTTGTTTATTTTGCCTCCGGTTCTTGGTTTGCTGATCTTTGTTCTGTTCCCTTTCCTTTATTCCTTGTACGGTTCGTTTACGGATTGGGATGGCTTGGGACAGATGAACTTTATTGGTTTAGCCAATTTTAAGGATTTGCTCACGGATGATTTGTTTTACAAAGCGATGTTCAACACCTTTTATTTGATGCTGGGTATCCCGATTGGTTTGTTACTCGCATTACTGCTGGCGATGGGTCTGAATCGTAAAATCCCCGGCACAACGACGTTCCGTGTAATCTATTATATTCCGGTCATTTCTTCCCTCGCAGCGGTGTCCATCATGTGGAACTGGGCGTACAACGGGGATTACGGATTAGTGAACCAATTCCTTGATCTATTCGGTATTGAAGGCCCTAACTGGCTCGCAAACAAAGATACAGTTAAACCGGCCCTGATTATTATGACGGTGTGGAAAGGTCTAGGTTATACGATGTTATTGTATCTGGCTGCACTGCAAAGTGTATCACGTACATATTACGAAGCGGCTGAGTTGGATGGAGCAAACGGGTTCCAGATCTTCCGCAACATCACCTGGCCAATGGTGAAGCCGGTTACCTTTTTCCTCGTTGTTACAAACATTATTGGTGGTTCCCAAATCTTCACCGAAATGAACATTATGACCCCTACGGGTGGTCCTGAATATTCATCCGCATCCATTGTCTTCTACATCTGGCAGAAAGCATTCAGCAACCTGCAAATGGGTTATGCCTCTGCGATGGCCATGATTCTTGGTATTTTCATTTTTGTCATTACCTTGGTGCAATTCAAAATGAACGAAAAATCAGCCTATGATGGGGATTAATGGTCTAGGAAAGGAGTGAACCGGAGATGTCTTACAGTCAAAAGAGGAAATTAACAAACTCTATCATTTTTATCGTTTTGGCGCTTGGTGCTATTGCGATGATTGCACCACTGATCTGGATGTTGTCCACTTCCGTGAAGGAGAAGCAGGATGTGTTCGCGCTTCCGCCCGTGTGGATACCTGAAGTGTTCCAATTCGGAAAGTATAAGGAAATTTGGGAAGCAGGTCCGTTACTCAGCGGGGTCAAAAACAGCTTGATCGTGGCGGTCAGTGTTACCGTTGTCGGGACGTTTACGTCAAGTATCGCTGCCTTTGCTTTTGCCAAATTGAGATTTCCGCATAAAAACAAACTGTTTCTAGCTTTGCTCGCATCGATGATGATTCCGTATCCGACAGTCATGATTCCGCAATTCATCATGTTCTCGAAGCTGGGCTGGGTGGACACACTGCTGCCACTTATTGTTCCAGGATTATTTGGTAACGTCGTCATGATCTTCTTCCTTCGTCAATACCTGCTTAGTGTGCCTGATGCCATTATTGAAGCAGCGAAAATTGATGGCAGC
This window of the Paenibacillus marchantiae genome carries:
- a CDS encoding transglutaminase domain-containing protein; protein product: MTSQTLVFSMDAQSLERIEQKFQEKLNFADTCKDKLFHVFQQPLTEEEAWALKYVYAYMPVNDLADYDGELFLSHVRRALDIRKRVPWGERVPDHLFLHFVLPYRINTENIEDFRGIIFDELADRTAKLSMADAILETNYWCHEKATYIGSDLRTISPLTMIRNARGRCGEESTLAVAALRSIGIPARQVYTPRWAHCDSNHAWVEAWADGQWYYIGACEPEAGLNQGWFSPPARRAMLINTRIFADYPGPEDITLSEKGYTEINLLENYAPAHTICVKVINEQGAPVFEASVRFEVYNSAEFYPIAEIKTDAQGEASFKTGHGDLVIRAVSGGKWGEILFKAQEVAHVELVLNSLEQPSGILDFDMVPPPEGEGEVVASLPEEKILNHNRRLEEGTKIRSGYEDTFLSEEDAFALAHTTGLPPERVRDILQKARGNSREIAAFLEGRSGEFGEWPLQLLESMNEKDLIDTFRPTLDDHLIGSLSQRGQWAEETFVKYILCPRVSYEMMVPYRSVFQNAYSEEEAAAFREDPSKLVCKLEQSYSYYEDLPNLKGKGNPVGTYSLMKGDPQSLDFLFVAVCRSLGIPARLHPSEQKPQYLSDKGWEDAVFSLTSSRNQESSSWGMLQLLKDSEAREDVPSASYAENFSLARLEDGVYKTLIYPYGHTDIYSDPFEVEPGAYRLTTGIRLKDGTVRVRFIYCTVRAGDTTEVVLTYRETVVDIPVLGKLATGNELTRLDGSEVVLKDLLGAEGAIAAWIEPEREPTKHLIRELCELAEPLDKLGVPIVLVIGDTEWSTSFDSGAYPKLPIRTIFVRDSSYASLSGFISKPAAHEAGYPHLFVLDNQDQIRYSASGYKIGTGKEALQIAAAIFQSLNGSE
- a CDS encoding glycoside hydrolase family 18 protein, with amino-acid sequence MTKYIAAGYVVDSVLPDMTDEDLLKLTHLNVAFGHVKNDEITTEHLKNGEVIRNIKRKHPNLTVLLSVGGWSAGGFSEAASTQAGRDSMAASAVRVLEEYPFDGIDLDWEYPSYGEAGIASSRDDKRNFTLLLKTIRETLDAKGSEDGRHYLLTIAAGADQYYVDGTEMAEVQQYLDFVQLMTYDMRGGFQVLTGHHTNLYTPTGDLFRISTDASVNLFIRAGVPKEKIVIGAAFYSRIWTEVPNRNHGLHQMAGSTGGYGPAFAELEAKYINKNGYVRYWDEEACAPFLFNGSSLISYDDEESIQCKCDYVKDQGLAGIMFWEYGCDPTHRLLGAIHQGL
- a CDS encoding helix-turn-helix domain-containing protein → MKWNHFKSKLLLKYTLSYISIFLIPLVILTIIIYHNAVDTLRSEIEQTNVNQLTQAKTVIDDRMKELQDIAFRIAYDEQLTRYWTHHPYYSRESIAALVKYKATSSIIDELFLFFRGDDSIYSSQGSENLDVFTGRYKFNTWNKTDMIRDLNNVQFPTIRPAEQVVQGTKVPNSMLAYLVPIAPNNTPAHGTVMYLIHESNLTGLIDSILSDYHGMTYIFDNYGQVLAANYKGETITEQEVKALFELEPGTHSLSLNQEPHSVVSVKSDAGWTYVTAMPSNQFFSRIVHIRTFVVLVFSFMVVMGTFLAILLARRQYHPISDLMEFIRLKNNPEPSTTSNELEWIKKTLHDYSQRVDLQEPYARNHILLMLLKHGHTGELPSEFTDNLGIRFNRSHYFVMTLGLEMHDLPRGDYPEQRTVMQLINDMELPELSAYAYGVELPQPDQVALIVGFDAEVGHESSLNARMESIVESLQLMVAEHVGLAPAIGIGNSYSSPLQLNQSYIEASTALEASMLHGQGSTTFFNALSGSGAQDSSFWVPKDVLLKLVQSLKQGSYDVAVQMVSTALNTLKSEMPSVPLLRCICFDILNTMLKTASELGIHHVVNQLPRITSYDSLEDLEKKLTGLAAEICAHVEAKSETEESSLMDEIVAYIDANYSDYDLSLGTISSKFTISSSYFSRSFKEKIGMNFTQYIWQKRMDEVIRLLLHTTDPLKDIITRVGYLDTPNFIRKFKKETGYTPGQYRKMHRPNDSSDSPEDDDEECLG
- a CDS encoding winged helix-turn-helix transcriptional regulator; the protein is MRETCVPTGVALKDTGFGYTLSLVNGKYKMVILYWLSENKVMRHNELKRSIGTISHKTLSVMLKELEEHDLILRKEYPQIPPKVEYSLSERGQSIMPLLDMMCDWGEANMVSAPGLMQG
- a CDS encoding NAD(P)H-dependent oxidoreductase: MKTLVIVAHPNLETSVINKRWIEELQQYPEKYTIHELYKVYPDGRIDVQQEQQLIEAHDHLVLQFPFYWFSSPPLLKQWLDEVFTYGWAYGSKGDKLQQRKVALAVSAGIKEADYTEEGKYRYTLEQLLTPFETTFYYCDADYRPFFAFYGAEHEPAANELEQSAQNYLRFMDNL
- a CDS encoding ArsR/SmtB family transcription factor, which encodes MIYIKDLMSGVNIFKALSSEIRIQIIELLAKNQSLNLNDLATKLGLSNGAITMHIKKLEESGLIEINTAVGKHGIQKICYLNEEKLMVDLRSQEIFNRYEVEIQVGHYSDYQAAPTCGLATRDSIVGEFDDPRYFADPLRIDAEMIWLAEGYLEYRIPNYLKPNQTFSEIQLSMELGSEAPGFCDNYPSDIYFYVNGIEIGCWTSPGDFGNTRGTFNPDWWPPHLNQYGMLKLIRITQEGSYIDGCRISDVTLDQIGLDYKSDIHFRIAVTDGPVNKRGLTIFGKNFGNYGQNLLARVLYNVQEE